One part of the Xiphophorus maculatus strain JP 163 A chromosome 1, X_maculatus-5.0-male, whole genome shotgun sequence genome encodes these proteins:
- the samd10 gene encoding sterile alpha motif domain-containing protein 10 — translation MAVDAASSFSFCRASLEHTVSAEELSYQLPRRAGGSNLTWHDGRGQKTAHTRTVKLLQQPGTEGIQLHPGEAFTVYHTSPTLSCLSKPVVLWTQQDVCKWLKKHCPHNYLTYVEAFSHHAITGRALLRLNGEKLERMGIVQDSLRQEVLQQVLQLQVREEVRNLQLLSRTSFGNFS, via the exons CGGCGTCCAGCTTCAGTTTTTGCCGTGCCTCCCTGGAGCACACGGTGTCTGCTGAGGAGCTGAGCTACCAGCTGCCGCGTCGGGCCGGAGGCAGCAACCTGACCTGGCACGACGGCCGCGGCCAGAAGACAGCGCACACGCGCACCGTCAAATTACTCCAGCAGCCGGGCACAGAGGGCATCCAG ctGCATCCAGGTGAAGCCTTCACCGTCTATCACACCAGTCCTACGCTGTCCTGTTTGTCCAAACCTGTGGTGCTGTGGACTCAGCAGGATGTCTGCAAGTGGCTGAAGAAACACTGTCCTCACAACTACCTGACCTACGTAGAGGCCTTCTCCCATCACGCTATCACAG GTCGGGCGTTGCTCCGCCTCAATGGGGAGAAGCTGGAGCGGATGGGAATCGTCCAGGACTCCCTGAGGCAGGAGGTCCTCCAGCAAGTCCTTCAGCTCCAGGTCAGAGAAGAGGTCCGCAACTTGCAGCTCCTTAGCAGAA CCTCCTTTGGAAATTTCTCTTAG